In Populus trichocarpa isolate Nisqually-1 chromosome 7, P.trichocarpa_v4.1, whole genome shotgun sequence, the following proteins share a genomic window:
- the LOC18101250 gene encoding uncharacterized protein LOC18101250: MERYKRHFGVVNKRLLEKLSVATVPADALETTRHLLKIVVKDATFAAHGLTKDALNHIKTHIIDIMPYLLLSAVTTNAAKEAKEKGESNHEQYEKDKGIQQKEPYVSLTSSSFASLKSLSRLKLIIN; this comes from the exons ATGGAGAG ATACAAAAGACATTTTGGAGTGGTAAATAAGAGGTTATTGGAGAAGTTGAGTGTTGCTACAGTCCCAGCTGATGCCTTGGAAACTACTCGTCACTTATTGAAGATTGTAGTTAAAGATGCAACTTTTGCTGCTCATGGCCTCACCAAGGATGCCTTGAATCACATCAAGACtcatattattgatattatgcCTTATTTACTCTTGTCTGCCGTCACTACAAAT GCTGCAAAAGAGGCTAAGGAAAAGGGAGAATCCAATCATGAACAATATGAAAAAGATAAAGGCATTCAACAAAAGGAACCTTATGTATCACTAACTTCTTCCTCATTTGCTTCACTAAAGTCATTATCAAGGCTcaagttaattattaattaa
- the LOC7497748 gene encoding uncharacterized protein LOC7497748: protein MLIYAPSPVVFNTTSTSSYILAGAVKSSSNINKSTGYITRGSSRFSMTITSLFAAGAVLASAAAGASIEAPQQQQQQQAETETLSNIPQTLSGGECASVSPKDCKKARIQRPKSRKAESCTIKCVTTCIRGGEGSPGEGPLNVRRPIVVFKQGFRSRNYCLVECSDICNLIGDADDGP, encoded by the exons ATGCTAATTTATGCCCCAAGTCCAGTGGTTTTTAATACAACAAGCACATCATCCTATATTCTTGCCGGAGCTGTCAAAAGCAGTAGCAATATAAACAAGAGCACAGGCTATATCACCAGAGGCAGCAGCAGATTCAGCATGACCATTACGAGCTTGTTTGCTGCTGGCGCAGTTTTAGCCTCAGCAGCTGCAGGAGCAAGTATTGAGGCaccccaacaacaacaacaacaacaagcagAGACAGAGACTCTATCAAACATACCACAAACACTGTCAGGTGGGGAGTGTGCATCAGTATCTCCTAAGGATTGCAAGAAGGCTAGGATCCAACGGCCCAAGTCAAGGAAAGCAGAGTCATGCACTATCAAGTGTGTCACCACTTGTATCCGGGGCGGTGAAGGCTCCCCTGGAGAAGGCCCTCTCAATGTTAGAAG GCCTATAGTGGTTTTCAAGCAAGGATTCCGAAGCCGTAATTACTG TTTGGTGGAGTGCTCcgatatttgtaatttgatcgGAGATGCAGATGATGGACCTTAA